Proteins co-encoded in one Candidatus Poribacteria bacterium genomic window:
- a CDS encoding T9SS type A sorting domain-containing protein → MKHVLTLTKLTILLLAIGGVGFGLHTLSTAQLTPDFTDTTDRFDPRLITGPDLAPLEVGEPEPRTGVSPEQVHDWLTLLRAEHDGSLMFTEAIANLERLLNRMTPTQPALLPNYPNPFNPETWIPYHLETAADVSVAIYAADGKLVRTLALGHQEAGVYQSRARAAYWDGRNDIAERVASGVYFYTLTAGDFRATRKMLIVK, encoded by the coding sequence ATGAAACACGTATTAACCCTGACCAAACTCACGATCCTTTTGCTGGCAATCGGTGGCGTAGGCTTCGGTCTCCATACCCTCAGCACAGCACAACTGACACCCGACTTCACGGACACAACCGATCGGTTCGATCCACGCCTCATCACGGGACCTGACCTGGCACCCCTGGAAGTTGGCGAACCTGAACCCCGCACGGGTGTATCGCCAGAACAAGTTCACGACTGGCTGACGCTCCTGCGTGCTGAACACGACGGGTCTCTGATGTTCACAGAGGCGATTGCGAACCTCGAACGGTTGCTGAATAGGATGACCCCGACGCAACCCGCATTACTGCCGAACTATCCGAACCCGTTCAACCCTGAGACCTGGATCCCGTATCACCTCGAAACGGCTGCCGATGTTTCTGTCGCCATCTATGCGGCAGACGGTAAACTCGTTCGGACGTTGGCACTCGGGCATCAAGAAGCGGGGGTCTATCAGAGCCGGGCGCGAGCAGCATATTGGGACGGCAGAAACGACATCGCTGAACGCGTCGCGAGCGGTGTGTATTTCTACACCTTAACCGCGGGCGATTTCCGAGCCACGCGTAAGATGCTCATCGTGAAGTAA